A segment of the Anguilla anguilla isolate fAngAng1 chromosome 6, fAngAng1.pri, whole genome shotgun sequence genome:
TTTCTGTCCTCATAGGCTACGTCCCGTTGAAAACAACTGTATGACTCAATTTAACGTCAAGGAACTTAAGTAAATTAAATATCAGGACATGCAAATAATAGCGTAGGAATTAAATTTAGTAGCACCGTTTCCACAACAGGTGCATGGCCTCATTCAGTATAATCGTATAGTGATTTGTTCATGAATGTAAATATTCTGATGGTAAGCCAAAGTTTTGTTTATTgtctacaaattattttttcagtccacaaaacaacaattttgTTTAGCAACCGATTCCGTTTGAATATATCAAGTGGGCGTAGCCTACATAAAGTTCGAAAACTTGGCGGTTAGTCGGCACGCATGTTTTCCCACACAGAGATGAAATTATATAGTTAACCGTTTTAACCTATATCCAGTCTCCGCTTTGAAGCGAACCCCTAGCATAATTCGATTATGCGATTTCTATTGGACTTACAGGATTTCTAAGTGCCGATCGGTGATCGTCTTGCCTCCCCATCAGGTGCGGGGCGTAGCTGAAGTTACCCTATATAACCGTCCTTGATGTTGCAGTACGGAGGCTGACCCACCGAGTTTCATATTGCATTTGCACAGCACACCCCTACCAGGCAGCTCGAAGTCAGCCAAGGGTCAGCCATATCcaatgcgagagagagagagagagagagagagagagggagagagagagagagagagagcgagagagagctaTCTTTATATTAGTGCAGGGCAATACATCATTCCCTGGGCAACAGTTGTATGATTACCATAAGTTGTCTGCGTAAGCCTATTCATGACAATTGAGAGAGCTtgatccaaaaaaataattttttgactTGCCGACCCTAAGGCTTCCATGTGTGCAAAAATAAAGTTATAGCCAATGTATTATGAAAGACGCTGTTGAAATCTTACGTAACAATACTCGAAAACGTTGAgagaatatttgaaaaataaatcgGCAATGACAAtctattaatttaatatgaGTAACATCTCCATAAGCTTGTCTGTGATTAATTTTGACACCACACTAATTTACATGAAGTAATTATCCTGAAACATAAGTGCTatgccatttacattttacccTTATGTGACATCTGCATAACCGTTAATGTATTTCCTAATTTACTTCAGCTATTGGGGTTGATAAAAGTAACAACATGTAAGGCCAATGGTTTATTCGGCTACAAGTGAATAGGCTCCCACAGGGACATGCTAAGGAAACAGGCAGGATTCTCTCTGACATATAATAGCAAGATACATTATTATTGTGGCAGAGCAGTCGCTACCAACGTGTTTGGTCAACTGGAGCTTGATTCTAGATTAGTTAGATGGATTATTTTCTTAAGAAAATAAGTAGGCtaaatgtgattgtgtgcgcgggtgtgcttgcatgtgagtaagagagagaggcgctAATGAACAAAAGTATTTTAGCTTCTTCATGAAGTCACTTAATAAAGGTTGTCCCTTAAAAGTTCAAccaaaaatgcaatgaaatcgAGCcatcaaaggcagcagaaaaaaatgcatagcCTACTCGTGTAAAATGACAATTAGGCTTAGGCTACAAGATCAGGAATCTGGAGATGAACGAAACGTGAAATATAGGCCTGTAGCCTATTGTCCATGACTGTAATGGACTAAGATCGTGATCTGAAGTAGGCTACCGTTAAATCGTAAACGAGTCGtcaatgcacacacagtctgtatTTTAGAGCTTATAAATTACGTTTATTGTAGGTCTAGCCTATTGTAAGAACGAATTATCAGAAACACACGGGGCATTTCTTTCAGTAGCCTATTTAATATTCGGCGTTAACCTATGTTTTCTGAGAATACACACATATGTTCTTCAAACCATTCCACAATTCCATTGTTAGGTTTATTTACAGAACaatacacaaacagaaaatatgcaattattttatttttatctagtTAGGGATTGTATGCAAAGGCCCAGCAAGTGAATATGATAAACTTGTTTGTCGTAAGGGAATTGACAAAGAGCCAAAATTGAgaaatcagtttaaaaaataaaatggtaaatgaagCTGCAGTCTATCAATTACTTAGTGACTTAAGATACAGTACTCAACTTTACCCCACCAGTAAAGCTTATCACATACATTCAACACATGTTAAAAGGGTTCAGTTGTATTTTCCTCTTCGAGAAAGAAGCAGGAAGTTAGCTGAAATTCACTCAAGCGCGCTATTCTTCGACGCCTTCTAATGAAATATGTAGTGCACTGaaatatatagatttttaaagTATATTCTTTTGCGTTAAGACTTCAGACCGTGGCATATGTAGGCTAAATAGTGGCCAATTTAGTCGGTGATGGCTAAGATATTGAGTAAATATGCCTTTACTGCAGTGAATAAACATGTAACATGTACACCGTATCACTACACTGTACTGCTgctcataaaaaaattaatgttaaaattaaaaaacgtCCGTAGTGCCGTATTGTGTAGATACACACAATACAGTCACAATATTGCAATTATACATTAAGTGTGTAAGTCAAAACGCACACTTAGAACACCGTGTACGGTTCCAAACGGTGTCAAACAATTACTTCTATTGCCAAAGTTGCCATTTCAAGATATACCCTAACGCACATGCAGCAAAACACAGGCAAGGAATTGCCATTTGAcagacatatttattattaatgagaaaaattcaactttcaaaatatattttacactgcAAGGTGGCGCTATGTATTCAAGAGCCTATGAATATATTACACAAGTAAtctccatttatttaaaaaaaaaaaaaaaaaaaaaacacaagcaataCAATAACCTACTGAACCGGCTATATATTTAGAATTGCGATATATATTTAGATAAATTTGATCACACCCCATTTATGTTGATGATGTAACCTATGTATACAATCTACACAAGCTAACATGCCCTGGGGTGTGCACAGTGCGAGTGGGCGTGTCGGATTTATTTAACTGTGCACGTGGTTTAAACCTTTGTGTTAAACATTCTGATTACTTATGCGTATATAACCGTTAGATGTGTCAATCTTTGAGCTTATGAATTCCGTTCTGCGCCTTCCCTCAGCGTTGTTGGTGTTAGCCAAGCCCGTGATCACCCTTGTCAGTTGACTTGATGTCTGCTTATTGCAGTCAGGAAGAAATAACGGCAAGATTAACATCATTCCAGCCATAGCAAAGTCTCGGTGTTTTTCAGATGCCATGCCAACCGCCATGAAACTGATTATCttccaaggaaaaaaaaaggaaaaaaaaaaaaacgtttagcAGTTATTGGGCATAATTAATCATGTTTATGAAACttaacaatttgctgtttgtataaaataaaattctattttaattgTGACTGAATTCGACAGGGTAAAAGATCATTTATAACATCTATTTATTCTCAGCATAGTTCGTTTTACTGGTTTATAAAACTGAAAACGAGATGGTAGAGAATGCACCATGATCATAGGCCTATAAGGTCTGTGGCaaacataattgtttttacCGATCTTAAGAACAGTCGGACTTTTTGGGTCTGAGCATTTGGCATAGCctacttttattttacataatggATTAGGCTACTTGTTCATCTCATGCCATTGATCTACGTTTACATTTTTGGTGAAATATAGGATAGGAATATGTATGTTGAATGTAATTTTCGCGTTCAGTTTAAGCAGGAATTTGTTACGAAGTACGACAAAAGATGTGATATGTATAAAGGGCTATATTCCGTAGTCTAATAGGGAAAAAATTCAAAGaacagttattttcattttaagttttaatactgtacaaaatgtaaccaaaatgtttataaactcaacataaaatttaaaaagacatttatcCATAAATATCGATAAGTGTGATACCAGCCTTTTACATGCGAGGAATATGGAAATTTGTGCTGCacatctattttctttttttttttttttttttttacttttccaaGGCAATGAACAgataattttggaaaatgacagATAGTTCGTATATTGGCtactatacatatatatcacCTTTTACATAAACAGAGTGACACGGAGTTTCAGGCTTTTACTATACGATTTATCGACATGACATTTGATAACAACAATTTACTGTACTCAGACTAGACTGCGAGACGAAATGTTTCCACTGTATACAAAATCACATTAACACTAATAGTCGGTTAATTCGACGCGTAACCATACAGGGTAATTCACATTTGGTACACATTAACCGTAACATTCTTGTCAATCAAGACTATTAACCGCATATTTCTTcacaacattttcagtttccatAAATTTGGGGaccacatttttcacaaaatcccTTAAACTGTGATATATCTATTTACaaaattacatattacatatgaaACAAGTAAATCTTTATATACAAACAGGCCGCAACTCGCAAATAGCATGCAATTTGAGATATCCTGTGTACAGTCTTTCAAGACCCTAACTCGGGCGTCGGACGTTTTATCATATTGCTCAAGCCTCAACCTTTGAAAAACAGCCGTTTACCAAAGAACTTTGGGTTCCACGTGTTTCAGTCCGTGCTTACTGTGTAGCTTTTGTGGTCTTTGAGTCCGAGCAGTCCTAACTCTGCAGTcgtaaaaatattttagacGTACCATTCGTTAAAATTTGACGACAGCGCGCTGTGATGACTGGTCGCGTGATGCACTGTTGAGGACGCTGGAGATATAGCGCTGCTGCTTTGGTTCTCTGCGGATGGAGATACAATTGTTGGAGGCGTGGATGATTCGTACCCTGAACTGGCTGCTGGAGAGGGTTGTGACCCTGATGAAGACGATTCGTGAAcctaaaacataaatacaattaCAGGTAAGTATTTTTCTCAACGAATTTTGTTGAATATCCTATGAGTTTTAAAACAATCAGTAATCTCCAAAGTGCAAGTTACTCAGACATTCAGCTGCAATGTTTTAAACAATGGATACACATAACCAGAGCCACATATTATaataaatgctattttattGCAAACTTATAATTACACGTTTCTATGCTTAAAATACATAGAATATGACAAAAAGAACCAATGAATGCTCcacccctttcacacacacacacacacacacacacacacacacacacattaaagtTTACCTTCATGTGTTTTCTGAGGGAACTGGGATGTGTGTAAGATTTGTCACACATTTTGCAGAGATAGGGTTTGTCAGACGTGTGGACGTGCATATGTTTCTTACGATCACTGCTGTTCGCAAACCGCCTGTCACAACCTTCAAACTCgcatttaaatggtttttcgcctgtcacaaaaacaaataacaaagttTCAATAAGttctataaaatataaaagcaagCAGTATTAAAACATAACATGTTTTTGCAAAACGTGTATATGGAAGccaaatattatttcaatttcGTGCTagatcaatttttttatttttcagatttttttgtatCTATTAATTTTACAATGGAAAAAATCCCaggttttgttatatttttttcataacagAAAATGCACCTACTCTATAAAGCTAATACCATATTTGAATAAATCATTATTCGTTTACAGAAATACGGTTTACAACTGCATATGGTTAATATCACAAAACAATTCAATAGAGTACATAAAAACACGTTGATGTCCCATGAGAGAGAAACGTATGGAGACGTGCAGAATTCTTACCAGTGTGAGTTCTTTTGTGGATTTTTAGATTTTCTGATCTTGCGAATACTTTGCCACAGCCGGGAAATGGGCATGGGAACGGCTTCTCGCCCGTGTGCACTCTGATATGATTAACTAGCTTGTATTTAGCTTTAAATGGCTTGCCTTCCCGGGGACATTCTTCCCAAAAGCAGATGTGATTTGACTGTTCTGGGCCCCCAACATGCTCAACAGTGAGGTGAGTCACGAGCTCGTGCATGGTGCTGAAAGTTTTGTTACAAGACTTTTTGGGATTCGACAGCTGGTCCGGTTCAATCCACTTACAGATAAGCTCTTGTTTAATCGGTTGCCTCATGTATCGAAAAAAGGCCCCAGCCCCGTGGTGTGCAgccatattcatattcatagcACCATAACCGTGCAACTGTGTCGATGCATAGTGCTCAGACCTGGGACTCGTCACCTGCCCATACTGTTCTGCTCTGCCGTACATGTCCCCGGTAAACCCCAGACGCATCTGACTATTTACAACGTTCGGAGACCCATGTGTGGCTGCCTGCTCGTGCAGTCCCGGGAATAGAAGGTGTCCGGTGGCATCTGAGTGTCCATGAGCCCCTGCGAAAGTTCCTGCCGCTGAGGCAAAAAGACTGTGTTGTGCGCTTGCTGCGTCACCGAATCCCCGATTTCGGAACAGAAAGTCCCTGGTGGAGTTGAACGCTGCAGTTGAGTAGGAGCTTACATgagcagggtggtggtgatgCCCCAAAGCGGCCGCTGCGTAGCTCGGAGTCTGCGAAGAGAAAGCTGTTTGTCCAGAACCAAGTTCGTGAGTACCATGGTTGATTTTGAAAGCTCCCATCCCGTCAGCAAACGGATTTAACCCCAACCCAACTTCTCTATCGGTGACTTCGCCTGTTGAATGATGTCTGGAGGAACCGAACGTAGTTACTCCTATGGCAGGATACTGTGGCCCTGCGTCAAGGAGCATCGTAAGTCTGCAGTAGCAACTGCAAGAAAAATATGAACGCACGCGCAAATCTCTGCTTTCGCTTTGAGGGTTGTGCGTCTTAATCAGATACGCTCACACCCACCTCTAcgtttactttttatttttcagagctaGATTTTTTCGCTTTTATTCAACCGTTGGCCAGAATCACGCAATGCAACGTCTTCTGTAGTTTTTCGTCCTGTGGAGAAACTTTCACCTCCTCAGCCGGGCGGTGAGTCCGAGACTGATAGTTGCAATCATTCCTGCAgataaatgaattgaaaacacaaCACCGGCCCCCTAGATGAATGGGAAATAGGGGAGGTG
Coding sequences within it:
- the LOC118230339 gene encoding zinc finger protein ZIC 1-like; its protein translation is MLLDAGPQYPAIGVTTFGSSRHHSTGEVTDREVGLGLNPFADGMGAFKINHGTHELGSGQTAFSSQTPSYAAAALGHHHHPAHVSSYSTAAFNSTRDFLFRNRGFGDAASAQHSLFASAAGTFAGAHGHSDATGHLLFPGLHEQAATHGSPNVVNSQMRLGFTGDMYGRAEQYGQVTSPRSEHYASTQLHGYGAMNMNMAAHHGAGAFFRYMRQPIKQELICKWIEPDQLSNPKKSCNKTFSTMHELVTHLTVEHVGGPEQSNHICFWEECPREGKPFKAKYKLVNHIRVHTGEKPFPCPFPGCGKVFARSENLKIHKRTHTGEKPFKCEFEGCDRRFANSSDRKKHMHVHTSDKPYLCKMCDKSYTHPSSLRKHMKVHESSSSGSQPSPAASSGYESSTPPTIVSPSAENQSSSAISPASSTVHHATSHHSALSSNFNEWYV